A window from Mangifera indica cultivar Alphonso chromosome 2, CATAS_Mindica_2.1, whole genome shotgun sequence encodes these proteins:
- the LOC123208761 gene encoding uncharacterized protein LOC123208761 isoform X1, with protein MKLVHVVFRSVNTNILHKSYRSTITRAISTNPYSANDGNNTSETADEFERRIFGGVSGNSSSSDSFFRKLDKMEKGWNRSAWSSNLNGGNSSSYMDGLDDSFDTLSDGMDGKLQKAATYFEFDPEEIAKDDYAYRPDVSFQPGMTYTIKAKQLNKSAGVGDIVEGDLHGLEENHYSRTRD; from the exons ATGAAGCTTGTTCACGTAGTCTTTCGATCCGTTAATACTAACATATTACATAAATCTTATCGATCCACCATCACCAGAGCAATATCTACAAACCCTTATTCAg CCAATGATGGTAACAACACAAGTGAGACTGCTGATGAGTTTGAGCGCCGGATATTCGGTGGCGTATCGGGGAACAGTTCAAGTTCAGATTCTTTTTTCCGAAAGCTGGATAAAATGGAGAAGGGTTGGAATAGGTCTGCTTGGTCAAGTAATTTGAACGGAGGGAATAGTTCATCATATATGGATGGTTTGGATGACAGTTTTGATACTCTATCCGATGGAATGGATGGTAAGTTACAGAAAGCTGCAACGTATTTTGAGTTCGATCCGGAAGAAATTGCGAAGGATGATTATGCTTATCGGCCGGATGTCAGTTTTCAGCCTGGGATGACTTATACAATTAAG gcCAAGCAACTAAATAAATCAGCTGGTGTGGGAGACATTGTGGAAGGGGATTTGCACGGACTCGAAGAAAATCATTATTCCAGGACCAGGGACTAG
- the LOC123208761 gene encoding uncharacterized protein LOC123208761 isoform X2, which produces MKLVHVVFRSVNTNILHKSYRSTITRAISTNPYSANDGNNTSETADEFERRIFGGVSGNSSSSDSFFRKLDKMEKGWNRSAWSSNLNGGNSSSYMDGLDDSFDTLSDGMDGKLQKAATYFEFDPEEIAKDDYAYRPDVSFQPGMTYTIKQMNMELQRTW; this is translated from the exons ATGAAGCTTGTTCACGTAGTCTTTCGATCCGTTAATACTAACATATTACATAAATCTTATCGATCCACCATCACCAGAGCAATATCTACAAACCCTTATTCAg CCAATGATGGTAACAACACAAGTGAGACTGCTGATGAGTTTGAGCGCCGGATATTCGGTGGCGTATCGGGGAACAGTTCAAGTTCAGATTCTTTTTTCCGAAAGCTGGATAAAATGGAGAAGGGTTGGAATAGGTCTGCTTGGTCAAGTAATTTGAACGGAGGGAATAGTTCATCATATATGGATGGTTTGGATGACAGTTTTGATACTCTATCCGATGGAATGGATGGTAAGTTACAGAAAGCTGCAACGTATTTTGAGTTCGATCCGGAAGAAATTGCGAAGGATGATTATGCTTATCGGCCGGATGTCAGTTTTCAGCCTGGGATGACTTATACAATTAAG CAAATGAATATGGAACTGCAAAGGACCTGGTAG